Genomic DNA from Paracoccus sp. MBLB3053:
GTTCCAGCCAAAGGCCATGCTGCCGGCCCGCAGCGCAAAGACTGTAAGCCCGCAGGCGACCAGCGCCCAGCCTTGCGAAGACCCCATGCCGATCAGCGCGGCGCCGACCAGCGCCCCGCCAAAGGCGGCGGTCACGTAAAGCTCGCCCTGCTTCAGGACCAGCGGAAGCTCATTGGCGACGGTGTCGCGTGCCATGCCGCCGAACGTACCGGTGATGACGCCCATGGCGACGGTGACGACCGGGCCGGCCCCGGCCTCGATCGCGACGCCGACCCCGGCGGGCACCGCGACCCCCAGCGCCAGCGCATCCAGCCACAGAAGCAGGTTGTAGCGGCTTTCAAACAGATGCGCGGTGAAGAAAACCAGCACGGCCGCCGCCGCGATCAGCAGCAGAAGCTCGGGGCGCCCGACCCAGAAGACCGGGCCTTGGCCCAGCAGCAGGTCGCGCAGCGTGCCGCCGCCGATCCCGGTCAGCGCCGCAAAGAAGATGAAGCCCACGATGTCGAGCTGCGCACGGCTGGCGACCAGCGCCCCGGTCAGGGCAAAAACCAGGACGCTGGCATAGTCGAGAAGAGCGATGAGCGAGACGAGGCTCACTCTGCCGCCTTTGCTGGCTTGTAGGGCGCCATGCCCGCCCGCGCCAATTCGTCCGCGCGTTCGTTTTCCGGATGGCCGGCATGACCCTTGATCCATTCCCAACGGACCTTGTGGCGTGCCTGGGCCTCGTCCAGCCTTTGCCAAAGTTCGGCGTTCTTGACCGGCTTGCGGTCGGCTGTCCGCCAGCCATTCCGTTTCCAGCCGTGGATCCACTGCGTGACGCCGTTCTTCACGTAGGCACTGTCTGTCGTGACCGTGATCTCGCTGGGACGGGAGAGCACCTCCAGCGCCGAGATCGCGGCCATGAGCTCCATGCGGTTATTCGTCGTATCCGCCTCACCGCCCGAAAGTTCACGCTCTTTCAGGATAGTTTCTCCGTCCATGGCGCGCATCAGGACGCCCCAGCCCCCGGGGCCGGGATTGCCGCTGCAGGCGCCGTCGGTCCAGGCCAGCAGGACCGTCATTCGCCAAGGCCCACATAGCCGGGCAGGGCGGCGATGCGCGCAAGCCAGCGATTGATCGCGGGAAAGCGCGCCATGTCGAAGCCGCTGCGCTCTTCGGCGGTGTGCGTATAGCCATAAAGGCAGATATCTGCGATCGAGGGCGCATCGCCGACCAGCCAGTCCTGTGTGGCCAGGCGATCTTCCATCACCTGCAAGAGCTGATGCCCGCGCTCAAGCAATTCGGCAAGGCGTTCGGGTGTCGCGAGATGGCGTCGCTGCGGATAGAAAAGCAATGCCCCGCGCACGGCGATGACGCCTTCATGCTGGTTCTGTTCCCAGAACATCCAGGACATGACCTCGGCGCGCCGGAATGCATTCTCGGGCAGGAAGCTCGTGCCCTCTGCCAGCCAGAACAGGATCGCGTTCGATTCGGGAAGCAGGCGACCGTCATCCAGCTCCAGCACCGGGGCCTTGCCAAAGGGAAGCCGGCCTTCGGCCTTGGCGCGATCCAACGCCTCGGTCTCATATTCGACATCGACCGTGTCGCACTGGCGTCCCAGAAGCGACATCAGCAGTCGCACCTTGTAGCTGTTTCCCGAAGAGGGCATTGAAAAAAGACGCATTCGACACCTGCCTTGGTCCAAGTCCTGCTGCCCGCGCGGCGGCGGGCAAGCCAAATCTGCGCGGCACTATAGGTGGGATCGCATCAGGCGGCCAGCGCAAGCAGGCCGCCCCAATCATGGCGCGTTACGAGGGTTTCGCCAGATAGGGGATGGCCCCTGCGATGTCGGTATCGTCGATCAGTCGGAAATGGCTGACCGAGCCATCCTGCCTGGCTTTGCCGAAGGGCGCGTATTCCGGATCGTTCACGAACGACATCGCATCGTCGCGGTTCGGGAACTGGATCAGCGCGATCAGCGTCTCGTCGGTCTGGTCGCCTTCCAGCGTCTCGATATTGCCGCTGCGCGACAGGTAGCGGCCATTATGGCGGGCCGCGATGTCATGCACACGCGCGGCATAGTCGGGGATCCATGCATCGTCGGTGACCTGCACCTCGGCAATCAGAAAAACGGTCATTCGGGTTTCCTCCCTGCCCGAGCCGCACGCTACGATCGGCGGCGGCAACTTGGAGCAGCATAGTGGCCAAGACTTCTTGCCGTCCATCCGACGATTTGACGACCCGTCAAGTGGCGGCAGGCCCCACAAGATAGGGGATGGCGCCGGCAAGGTCGGTGTCGTCGATCAGCCGGTAATGACAGATCGATCCCTGCCGCCGCGCCGCGCCATAGGGCGCATATTCGGGGTCATCGGCAAAGGCCAAGACATCCTCGCGCGAGGGGAATTCCAGAAGCGAGATGACCGTGCCTTCGCTAGGGGGGCCTTCGATGGTCTCGACATTGCCGCTGCGGGACAGGAACCGGCCATTATGGCGTGCGGCGATCTCATGCACATGTGCGACGTAATCGGGGATCCAGGCTTCGTCCGTGATCTTCACTTCGGCGATCAGATAGACTGTCATGCGGAACACTCCCGTGAAAGCCAGCCGCCGCATGGTCGCGGTCGGCCCCCGCAGAATAACAGAAGGGACCGATTGCCTCCTAACGCGAAAATCAGGCGCGGATCAGGCCTCGCGAAGCACCCGAGGCACCTTGAATTCAACGTTCTCGCGCGCCGTTTCGACCAGTTCCACGGTCACGTCGAAACGCGCGCGGAAGGCTTCGACCACCTCGTCGACCAGCACCTCGGGCGCGCTGGCCCCCGCGGTGACGCCGACCGAGCGTACGCCCTCGATCGCGCGCCAGTCGATCTGGTCGGCGCGCATGACGAGTTGCGAATAGGCGCAGCCCGCCGCGCTGCCCACTTCGACAAGGCGGCGCGAGTTCGAGCTGTTCGGCGCCCCGATCACGAAAAGCGCGTCGATCTGACCCGCGATCGCCTTGACCGAGGCCTGGCGATTGGTGGTGGCATAGCAGATGTCTTCCTTGGCAGGGCCGACGATGGCGGGGAAACGTGCCTGCAGCGCGGCAACGATGGCTGCGGTGTCATCGACCGAAAGGGTGGTCTGGGTGATGAAGGCGAGACGGCCCGGATCGCGCGGGTCGATCACCGCCACATCTTCCACTGTTTCGACCAGAAGGACCTCGCCATCGGGCAACTGACCCATGGTGCCCAGCACCTCGGGGTGCCCGGCATGGCCGATCATCACCATCTGAAGGCCCGCGGCGTGATGGCGCTCGGCCTCGACATGGACCTTGCTGACCAGGGGGCAGGTCGCGTCGACATAGACCATCTCGCGGCGACGCGCCTCGGCCGGGATGGCTTTGGGAACGCCATGCGCCGAAAAGATCACCGGGCGGTCATCGGGGCATTCATCCAGTTCCTCGACGAAGACCGCGCCCTTGTCACGC
This window encodes:
- a CDS encoding trimeric intracellular cation channel family protein, with the translated sequence MSLVSLIALLDYASVLVFALTGALVASRAQLDIVGFIFFAALTGIGGGTLRDLLLGQGPVFWVGRPELLLLIAAAAVLVFFTAHLFESRYNLLLWLDALALGVAVPAGVGVAIEAGAGPVVTVAMGVITGTFGGMARDTVANELPLVLKQGELYVTAAFGGALVGAALIGMGSSQGWALVACGLTVFALRAGSMAFGWNLPTYRPRPPRNKG
- the rnhA gene encoding ribonuclease HI, which encodes MTVLLAWTDGACSGNPGPGGWGVLMRAMDGETILKERELSGGEADTTNNRMELMAAISALEVLSRPSEITVTTDSAYVKNGVTQWIHGWKRNGWRTADRKPVKNAELWQRLDEAQARHKVRWEWIKGHAGHPENERADELARAGMAPYKPAKAAE
- a CDS encoding glutathione S-transferase family protein, which encodes MRLFSMPSSGNSYKVRLLMSLLGRQCDTVDVEYETEALDRAKAEGRLPFGKAPVLELDDGRLLPESNAILFWLAEGTSFLPENAFRRAEVMSWMFWEQNQHEGVIAVRGALLFYPQRRHLATPERLAELLERGHQLLQVMEDRLATQDWLVGDAPSIADICLYGYTHTAEERSGFDMARFPAINRWLARIAALPGYVGLGE
- a CDS encoding DUF1330 domain-containing protein; the protein is MTVFLIAEVQVTDDAWIPDYAARVHDIAARHNGRYLSRSGNIETLEGDQTDETLIALIQFPNRDDAMSFVNDPEYAPFGKARQDGSVSHFRLIDDTDIAGAIPYLAKPS
- a CDS encoding DUF1330 domain-containing protein gives rise to the protein MTVYLIAEVKITDEAWIPDYVAHVHEIAARHNGRFLSRSGNVETIEGPPSEGTVISLLEFPSREDVLAFADDPEYAPYGAARRQGSICHYRLIDDTDLAGAIPYLVGPAAT
- the ispH gene encoding 4-hydroxy-3-methylbut-2-enyl diphosphate reductase, yielding MDKKPPLILYLAAPRGFCAGVDRAIKIVEMALQKWGAPVYVRHEIVHNKFVVDNLRDKGAVFVEELDECPDDRPVIFSAHGVPKAIPAEARRREMVYVDATCPLVSKVHVEAERHHAAGLQMVMIGHAGHPEVLGTMGQLPDGEVLLVETVEDVAVIDPRDPGRLAFITQTTLSVDDTAAIVAALQARFPAIVGPAKEDICYATTNRQASVKAIAGQIDALFVIGAPNSSNSRRLVEVGSAAGCAYSQLVMRADQIDWRAIEGVRSVGVTAGASAPEVLVDEVVEAFRARFDVTVELVETARENVEFKVPRVLREA